Part of the Companilactobacillus zhachilii genome is shown below.
ATGTTGATTTTAAATTTTACAGTTACCAAAATAAAAGTAACAAGCAACTTCACGCGGGAGATTTAATCATATATCGCCGCTCAGGTAGTGCTTCAGAATGGGGGAATGAATTCTATCTCTATGGCGCAGCCGAGTTTGGTGAGACGGTGCGGGAAGATTTAGAAACAGGTAACAGTTTAGTTACGATTCACAATCCCTATTTGTTTTCTCATCGTTTAATGAAACAAAATTTGCGCACCTTTGATTGGACATTTCGTACATTTAAGGGGAAATGGTCTAATTTTTTTAATATGAATGGCATTACTCAAATAACTAAAAAGGACTTTGAAGGATTATTACAGCGTCAAAAAAGTTTAGTGTCGGATGAACCGAATTTGTCGCCGGAAGAAGAAGCTATTGCAGTAAAATGTTATCAAGCTGAAAAAATGGAAGCTTATTTTATCAATGACAAGGCTAAAGGGACGCCCACTCGCAATGCAGTGAATAAGTTTTTTTCTGATAAAGTAAAATTTAATTATCACTATAAGTCAGCACTTGTAGCTGATAAGGATGAAATGGATTTAGAAGCCGTCCGAATCGTTCCTTGGGAAGATGATAATGAAATTCGTTTGGACCCCCGTAATGGAATTTGCTTAACCAAATTATTAGCAGAAGCCTTTACACAAGGGTACTTCACGTTGACAGACGATGGCCATGTGTTTGTTTCAACTGAGGCTTCCGTTAACCCAGAAGTCAATATAGCATTAAATAAATATCGTAATAGAAAAATACATATGAATCGCGAATATTCTCCTAATAAAAAATATTTGCAATACCATCGAGAACACATTTTCAGAAAATAATGATATTGACTAATCAACATCTCATTTGTATTATAAATACAACAACTTTTAATTAAGTCCAGTGAGGCTTAGAAAGTAATCGCTTCGGAGAAAACTCCCAGACTAAACTTTCTTTGCCAAATGGTGAAGGAAGTTTTTTATTTTCAGTTGAAAATTGTTAAAGCTATGAATTTTTAATCGGATCCAGAGAGGTCCCGAAGGTTCAGTCTGTATTTAATCGTCTAAGACAAAACTTGCGGGATGCTCACCAGCATCTCTTTTTTTATACAATTTTTAAGCAATTCGGAGGACAAAAATGAAAAGATACCTAGTTTTTGAAGATGGAACGTACTTTGAAGGCACTGCTTTTGGTAGTGATACCGAAACAATCGGTGAACTGGTTTTTACTACGGGGATGAGTGGCTATCAGGAAGCAATCACTGATCAATCGTATAACGGTCAAATTATTAACTTTTGCGCACCAATGATTGGAAACTATGGTGTTTCTAAGGAGTTCAATGAATCGCAAACGCCGACGATTAAAGGAGTTTTGGCACGGGAAATAAGTGATGTTGTCGGTAATTATCAAAGTGAGATGACAATTGATGAATTTCTAAAGCAAGAAAAAGTTCCAGGTATTCGACGAATTGATACACGAGCAATAACTTTAAAAATTAGAAAAGCGGGTTCTTTGAAAGCTGCGATTGTAGACGATTTAAATTCAGGTTTATTAGACCAACTAAGTTCTTGGCAATTAGACGATGAACAATTACAAAAGAGTATTAATCCCGTGCCTACTAGATTTCCCGGTAGCGGCAAGCACGTCGTTTTACTGGATTTTGGTTACAAGGAAAGTATCGTATCAGAGTTAACAAAACGTAGTTTACAAGTAACAGTTGTACCAGGAAATACATCTTTAGCTGAAATTGAAAACCTAAATCCAGATGGAATTATGTTGAGTAATGGCCCTGGTGATCCCACAAGACATGAAGATGTTTTGCCAACAATTGTTGAATTAGAAAAGCGTTATCCGGTCTTCGGAATTTGTATGGGACATCAACTGTTGTGCTTAGCCAATGGTGCGAAGACTTTTAAGATGAAATTTGGTCATCGCGGTTTTAACCATCCAGTCAAAGATATTGCTAGTGGTCGGATTTATTTCACTTCGCAAAATCACGGTTACGCTGTGGATGAAGCTTCAATTGCAGTAACGGATTTAAAAATTGCTCAGGTTGAATTGAATGACCAAACAGTTGAAGGAGTTGAACATACTAAATACAACGCCTTTTCTGTACAATTTCACCCCGATGCTAAACCAGGTCCACACGATGCGGACTTCTTGTTTAATAAATTTTGGGACATGATTAATAAATAGCTGGAGGAAAATTAAATTGCCAAAAAGAACAGATCTTAAAAAAATTATGATTATCGGTTCTGGCCCAATTATTATTGGTCAAGCCGCCGAATTCGATTATTCTGGGACTCAAGCATGTTTAGCATTGAAAGAAGAAGGTTACGAGACAGTTTTAATTAATTCCAATCCAGCAACTATCATGACTGATAAGCATATTGCCGATAAAGTCTACATAGAACCGATTACCTTGGAATTTGTTGAAAAAGTTTTGGTTAAAGAGCATCCTGATGCTATTATTCCCACATTAGGTGGTCAAACTGGTTTGAATATGGCAGTTCAACTGCAAGAAGCCGGCATTCTGGATCAACTTGATATTGAAATTATTGGGACTAAATTAAACACAATCAATGAAGCCGAAGATCGTGAAGAGTTTAAAGAATTAATGAATAAACTACATGAACCAGTTCCGGCCTCAATGTCAGCTCATAGTTATAAGGTGGCAAAGAAGTTTGTTGACGAGATCGGTTTCCCAGTTATTATTCGACCAGCTTTTACCATGGGTGGAACTGGCGGTGGGGTCGCTCACGATTATGTTGAATTGGAAGAATTTGTTGAACGTGGCTTGAAGGCATCCCCTTCCACTGAAGTATTGATTGAACAAAGCATTGCCGGCTTTAAGGAAATTGAATTTGAAGTTATGCGCGACAGTGCTGATAATGCACTGGCAGTTTGTCATATGGAAAATATTGATCCAGTCGGAATTCATACCGGGGATTCAATCGTTATTTCACCAATTCAAACACTGACTGATACTGAAATTCAAAAACTACGTGATGTTTCCTTGAAAATTATTAGAGCCTTAAAAATCGAAGGTGGTTGTAATGTTCAGCTAGCCATTGATACTAAGACAAGCAAGTATTTCATTATTGAAGTAAATCCGCGTGTCAGCCGTTCATCAGCATTAGCTTCAAAAGCAACTGGTTATCCAATTGCCAAGATTGCCGCAAAGATTGCAGTCGGTTTAACACTGGATGAAATTATTAATCCAATTACTGGGAAAACTTTCGCCCAGTTTGAACCAGCATTAGATTACGTTGTCTGCAAGATTCCACGTTGGCCATTTGACAAGTTTTCTAAAGCTGACCGAAAAATTGGTACGCAGATGAAGGCTACTGGTGAAGTCATGGCATTAGGCCGTAATTTAGAAGAAGCCATGCAAAAAGCAGTTCGTTCGTTGGAAATTGATCAAGAGGATTTACTGATGGATTCACTAACAGATAAATCACTGGCTGAATTACAAGAGTATGTCCAAATTCCAACAGATGACAGAATATTTTATTTAGCAGAGTTGTTGAGACGTGATGTTTCCTATGAAACTATTAATGAATTAACCGGTATTAATCCGTTCTTCCTTTCAAAAATCAAGAGTATTGTTGACTATGAAAAAGTTCTGACGAGTGGAACTTTAGACAAAGATATTATTTTAGAAGCTAAACAATTAGGCTTTTCTGATAAAACAATTGCGAGATTAAACAATTTGGATGAAGATATTATCCGCCACTTTCGTATTCAAAGTAATGTCTTACCAACATATAAAACTGTTGATACTTGTGCTGGTGAATTTGAAGCGGCCGCCCCTTATTTCTATAGTACTTATGAAACAGAAAATGAATCGCAACAAATTTCTAATAAATCGGTTCTTATTTTAGGTTCAGGTCCGATTCGCATTGGTCAAGGAATTGAATTTGATTATTCAACGGTTCATTGCGTCAGAGCGGTACAACAAATGGGTTATAAAGCAATTGTTATTAATAATAATCCGGAAACAGTTTCGACTGATTATTCAGTAGCTGATAAATTATACTTTGAACCATTAACTTTGGAAGATGTTTTGAATGTTTGTGATTTGGAAAAACCACTTGGAGCAATTGTTCAATTTGGGGGCCAAACCTCTGTTAATTTGGCGGAATCCTTACAAGCTAATGGTATTAAGATTCTTGGTACACAAGTAGAAGATATCAATCGTGCCGAAGATCGTGATCTTTTTGACCAAATTATTAAGAAATTAGACATTCCGCAGCCAGACGGCGGAACGGCAACATCCCAAGCTGGTGCTCTAAAAGTTGCCCATGAAATTGGTTATCCAGTTTTGATTCGTCCTAGTTATGTGCTCGGCGGTAGGGCAATGGAAATTGTGAGATCTGATGAAGAACTTAACAAGTACATGCATGAGGCGGTTCACGTTTCAAATGATCATCCCGTCTTGATTGATACTTATTTAACTGGACGTGAATGTGAAATTGATGCCTTAAGTGATGGAGAAAATGTCTTATTACCAGGTATTATCGAACATATTGAACGTTCAGGTGTCCATTCAGGCGATTCAATGGCAGTTTATCCACCCCAAAATATTTCTGAAGAAGTCCAAGCTCAAATTGTTAAATACGCGAAATTGTTAGCAGCAGAATTGAAATGTGTTGGTATTATGAATATTCAATTTGTTATTCATGATAATCAAGCTTACGTTATTGAAGTTAATCCACGTGCTAGTCGGACAGTGCCTTATTTAAGCAAAGTTACTAGTATCCAAATGGCAAGAATTGCTACCAAGTTGATTCTTGGTGCTGATTTTAATACCTTGGGATTAGAACCAGGTTTGGAACCAGAATCTCGTTTGATTCATGTTAAAGCACCAACATTCTCTTTCAATAAATTAAACAATGTGGATAGTGCTTTGGGACCTGAAATGAAGTCGACTGGTGAAGTTATGGGAACTGGGCTTGATTATACAGAAGCTTTGTATAAGGCTTTCGAAGCTACTAATCAACCGATCAAGGATGCAGGAAATGTTTTGATTACTGTGAATGATAATGACAAGCAAGAAGCAAGCTTATTAGCACGTCGTTTCCACAATGTTGGTTTCCAAGTATTGGCAACTAAGGGAACAGCAGCATATTTAAATCAAGAAGGTATCGAAGCAAAGGTAGTGCCAACAGTTGGCCAAGCACCAGAAGATATTATTTATTATTTGAGTCACAATAAGATTCAATTGTTGATCAATACAATGGGTGAGAGCCGAGGTAATCATTCTGATGGTTATATTATTCGTCAAAATGCCGTCTTAAATTCAGTGCCATTGTACACATCTTTAGATACAGCCAATGCTATTTTGAAAGTATTGGAAAAACGATTTATTAGTGTTAATGCTCTTTAAAGAGTGGGACAAAACGTGTTCAGCTTTCGAGTATTAAGGCAAATGACCCCAGTAATCTGATTTTGGATTGCTGGGGTCATTTGTTTTAAGTGGAAAAAACTATGTTTTGTTCCGAATTTTTTTTACTTATTAATGAGTT
Proteins encoded:
- a CDS encoding carbamoyl phosphate synthase small subunit codes for the protein MKRYLVFEDGTYFEGTAFGSDTETIGELVFTTGMSGYQEAITDQSYNGQIINFCAPMIGNYGVSKEFNESQTPTIKGVLAREISDVVGNYQSEMTIDEFLKQEKVPGIRRIDTRAITLKIRKAGSLKAAIVDDLNSGLLDQLSSWQLDDEQLQKSINPVPTRFPGSGKHVVLLDFGYKESIVSELTKRSLQVTVVPGNTSLAEIENLNPDGIMLSNGPGDPTRHEDVLPTIVELEKRYPVFGICMGHQLLCLANGAKTFKMKFGHRGFNHPVKDIASGRIYFTSQNHGYAVDEASIAVTDLKIAQVELNDQTVEGVEHTKYNAFSVQFHPDAKPGPHDADFLFNKFWDMINK
- a CDS encoding HNH endonuclease — translated: MYQFKQQLSNPNTNYFIIDSSSSPDHNDVDFKFYSYQNKSNKQLHAGDLIIYRRSGSASEWGNEFYLYGAAEFGETVREDLETGNSLVTIHNPYLFSHRLMKQNLRTFDWTFRTFKGKWSNFFNMNGITQITKKDFEGLLQRQKSLVSDEPNLSPEEEAIAVKCYQAEKMEAYFINDKAKGTPTRNAVNKFFSDKVKFNYHYKSALVADKDEMDLEAVRIVPWEDDNEIRLDPRNGICLTKLLAEAFTQGYFTLTDDGHVFVSTEASVNPEVNIALNKYRNRKIHMNREYSPNKKYLQYHREHIFRK
- the carB gene encoding carbamoyl-phosphate synthase large subunit, coding for MPKRTDLKKIMIIGSGPIIIGQAAEFDYSGTQACLALKEEGYETVLINSNPATIMTDKHIADKVYIEPITLEFVEKVLVKEHPDAIIPTLGGQTGLNMAVQLQEAGILDQLDIEIIGTKLNTINEAEDREEFKELMNKLHEPVPASMSAHSYKVAKKFVDEIGFPVIIRPAFTMGGTGGGVAHDYVELEEFVERGLKASPSTEVLIEQSIAGFKEIEFEVMRDSADNALAVCHMENIDPVGIHTGDSIVISPIQTLTDTEIQKLRDVSLKIIRALKIEGGCNVQLAIDTKTSKYFIIEVNPRVSRSSALASKATGYPIAKIAAKIAVGLTLDEIINPITGKTFAQFEPALDYVVCKIPRWPFDKFSKADRKIGTQMKATGEVMALGRNLEEAMQKAVRSLEIDQEDLLMDSLTDKSLAELQEYVQIPTDDRIFYLAELLRRDVSYETINELTGINPFFLSKIKSIVDYEKVLTSGTLDKDIILEAKQLGFSDKTIARLNNLDEDIIRHFRIQSNVLPTYKTVDTCAGEFEAAAPYFYSTYETENESQQISNKSVLILGSGPIRIGQGIEFDYSTVHCVRAVQQMGYKAIVINNNPETVSTDYSVADKLYFEPLTLEDVLNVCDLEKPLGAIVQFGGQTSVNLAESLQANGIKILGTQVEDINRAEDRDLFDQIIKKLDIPQPDGGTATSQAGALKVAHEIGYPVLIRPSYVLGGRAMEIVRSDEELNKYMHEAVHVSNDHPVLIDTYLTGRECEIDALSDGENVLLPGIIEHIERSGVHSGDSMAVYPPQNISEEVQAQIVKYAKLLAAELKCVGIMNIQFVIHDNQAYVIEVNPRASRTVPYLSKVTSIQMARIATKLILGADFNTLGLEPGLEPESRLIHVKAPTFSFNKLNNVDSALGPEMKSTGEVMGTGLDYTEALYKAFEATNQPIKDAGNVLITVNDNDKQEASLLARRFHNVGFQVLATKGTAAYLNQEGIEAKVVPTVGQAPEDIIYYLSHNKIQLLINTMGESRGNHSDGYIIRQNAVLNSVPLYTSLDTANAILKVLEKRFISVNAL